A stretch of Desulfitobacterium dichloroeliminans LMG P-21439 DNA encodes these proteins:
- the spoVG gene encoding septation regulator SpoVG, protein MNITDVRVRKVNVEGKMKAVVSVTFDNSFVVHDVKVVEGTNGLFVAMPSRKTPEGEFRDIAHPISSAAREVIQTAVLKAYQEAM, encoded by the coding sequence ATGAACATTACTGATGTACGTGTCCGGAAGGTGAATGTTGAAGGTAAGATGAAAGCCGTTGTTTCTGTTACTTTCGACAATTCGTTTGTCGTCCACGATGTAAAAGTTGTGGAAGGGACAAATGGACTGTTTGTCGCTATGCCAAGCAGAAAAACTCCGGAGGGAGAATTCCGTGATATAGCACACCCTATCTCTTCAGCTGCTCGAGAAGTGATACAAACTGCAGTATTAAAAGCTTATCAAGAAGCAATGTAA
- the glmU gene encoding bifunctional UDP-N-acetylglucosamine diphosphorylase/glucosamine-1-phosphate N-acetyltransferase GlmU has product MPHWAAVIMAAGKGTRMKSKLPKVMHLLAGKPMLQHVIDSVRSVQIPRTMVILGHGREQIETALDREVEIVVQEEQLGTGHAIMQAIPHCHEVDHIIVLSGDQPLIRPETLERLMEIHRSSQAAATILTASFANPFGLGRIIKEGDAFLRVVEEKDATAEERQIKEINTGTYCFNVAKLKEALNNITPKNAQGEYYLTDVFALFHAQGELIRTYCTEDVHEALGINSRAQLAIAEDVIRQRILTYWMEEGVTLIDPPSTFIETGVVLNRDIIIQPFTILKGKTHIEEDAVIGPHTTLTDCTVGVGSEVSHTVGNQAIIGNRCTIGPFAYLRPGTILEDKVKVGDFVEIKNSRIGEGSKIPHLSYVGDSQVGKSVNIGAGTITCNYDGVNKSKTIIRDKAFIGSNTNLVAPVEIGEGAVTGAGSTIAKDVPAHTLAVERSTQRHIENWVRNKK; this is encoded by the coding sequence ATGCCACATTGGGCTGCAGTAATCATGGCTGCGGGCAAAGGGACGCGAATGAAGTCTAAGTTGCCAAAGGTCATGCATTTGCTTGCCGGAAAACCAATGCTCCAACATGTCATAGATAGTGTACGTTCTGTTCAAATACCAAGGACGATGGTGATTCTCGGCCATGGTCGGGAACAGATAGAAACTGCTTTGGACAGAGAGGTAGAGATTGTTGTTCAGGAGGAGCAATTAGGAACTGGACATGCTATTATGCAAGCTATCCCCCATTGTCATGAGGTTGATCATATTATTGTTTTAAGCGGCGACCAACCTTTAATTCGTCCGGAAACCCTTGAAAGGTTGATGGAAATTCATCGCTCAAGTCAGGCGGCGGCTACCATATTGACGGCTTCCTTTGCGAATCCTTTTGGCTTAGGCCGGATTATCAAAGAGGGTGATGCGTTCTTGCGGGTGGTAGAAGAAAAGGATGCTACTGCCGAGGAGCGACAGATTAAAGAAATCAATACAGGAACCTATTGCTTTAATGTTGCCAAGCTTAAAGAAGCTTTAAATAATATAACCCCGAAAAATGCTCAAGGGGAATATTATTTGACAGATGTTTTTGCCCTATTCCATGCGCAGGGAGAACTGATTCGGACCTACTGCACCGAGGATGTTCATGAAGCTCTTGGCATCAATAGTCGAGCTCAGTTGGCCATAGCAGAAGATGTGATTCGCCAACGCATTCTGACATATTGGATGGAGGAAGGGGTGACTCTCATTGACCCTCCTTCAACCTTTATTGAAACCGGAGTTGTACTTAACCGAGACATTATCATCCAGCCCTTTACTATTCTTAAAGGGAAGACCCATATTGAAGAGGATGCAGTGATTGGACCCCATACCACTCTAACGGATTGTACCGTCGGCGTAGGATCGGAAGTGTCCCATACGGTGGGCAATCAGGCCATCATCGGCAACCGTTGCACTATCGGGCCCTTTGCTTATCTTCGTCCTGGAACCATTTTAGAGGACAAAGTCAAGGTTGGAGATTTCGTAGAGATTAAGAACAGCAGGATTGGCGAAGGCTCAAAGATACCTCATCTGAGCTATGTGGGAGATTCACAGGTTGGTAAATCTGTGAACATAGGAGCAGGAACCATTACCTGTAATTATGATGGGGTGAATAAATCAAAGACCATCATTAGGGATAAGGCTTTCATTGGGAGCAATACTAACCTGGTGGCCCCCGTAGAAATTGGTGAAGGGGCTGTAACCGGAGCCGGATCGACCATAGCCAAAGATGTACCGGCTCATACCTTAGCGGTAGAACGCAGTACCCAAAGACATATCGAAAATTGGGTTCGAAATAAGAAATAA
- a CDS encoding ribose-phosphate diphosphokinase: MSVKELKIFCGNANRALAEEIVDYLGVPLGEAKVKRFQDGETTIAIDESVRGADVFVVQPTCNPTNDNIMELLIMIDALKRASASRITPVIPYYGYARQERKSKARDPITAKLVANLITTAGADRVVTMDLHAPAIQGFFDIPVDHLPGVPILAEYFKVKGLDNVVVVSPDHGGVQRARNLAERIGAPLAIIDKRRPEPNVSEIMNVIGDIEGKRVIMIDDIIDTAGTITQGAQVLMDRGAIEVYACCTHPVLSGPAFERLEKSVIKEVIITNTIPVHPEKMIPKIKTLSVAPLLGAAIVRIHEDLSVSKLFS; the protein is encoded by the coding sequence ATGTCAGTCAAAGAGTTAAAAATCTTTTGCGGGAATGCCAACCGAGCATTAGCGGAAGAAATTGTTGATTATCTGGGGGTTCCGCTGGGAGAGGCGAAAGTGAAACGCTTTCAGGACGGAGAAACAACCATCGCCATTGATGAAAGCGTCCGTGGAGCCGATGTCTTTGTGGTACAGCCTACCTGTAATCCAACCAATGATAACATCATGGAACTCTTGATCATGATTGATGCTCTCAAGAGGGCTTCAGCCAGCCGCATCACTCCGGTTATTCCTTATTATGGATATGCACGACAAGAACGCAAATCCAAGGCCCGGGATCCCATCACAGCGAAGCTGGTGGCCAATCTGATTACCACAGCAGGAGCCGATCGGGTGGTTACCATGGACCTACATGCCCCGGCTATTCAAGGCTTCTTTGATATTCCGGTAGATCATCTGCCGGGTGTGCCCATCCTCGCGGAATATTTTAAGGTCAAAGGACTGGATAATGTGGTCGTCGTCTCTCCGGATCATGGCGGGGTGCAACGGGCACGAAATCTGGCCGAACGAATCGGAGCGCCCTTGGCTATTATTGATAAACGCAGACCGGAGCCTAATGTATCAGAGATTATGAATGTTATTGGTGATATTGAAGGCAAGCGCGTGATTATGATCGATGATATCATCGATACAGCTGGGACCATCACCCAGGGAGCTCAAGTGCTGATGGATCGCGGGGCCATTGAAGTCTATGCCTGCTGTACTCACCCGGTATTATCCGGCCCAGCCTTCGAACGCTTGGAGAAATCAGTGATTAAAGAAGTTATTATCACGAATACTATCCCCGTACATCCAGAAAAAATGATCCCCAAGATTAAAACGCTCTCCGTTGCCCCCTTGTTGGGTGCAGCCATCGTACGAATTCATGAGGATCTTTCCGTAAGTAAATTATTTAGTTAA
- a CDS encoding YtoQ family protein, with the protein MNLVVYLAGEIHTQWREELKEKATALDLPIEFVGPMQDHDYSDIIGEQVLGTQPNPILRDEAASKINNLRTQVLLGKSDLVIAHFGENKYRQWNTAMDASTALALNKPLIIIRPEALHHPIKELSQKANVTVESIDQAIKVISYIFETKA; encoded by the coding sequence ATGAACCTTGTAGTTTACCTAGCCGGTGAAATCCACACACAATGGCGTGAAGAGCTTAAGGAAAAGGCTACTGCACTTGATCTACCCATCGAATTTGTCGGTCCAATGCAGGATCATGACTATTCAGATATAATCGGTGAACAAGTTCTCGGAACCCAACCCAATCCTATCCTTCGCGATGAAGCCGCTTCCAAGATTAACAACCTAAGAACCCAGGTTCTCTTAGGTAAATCCGATTTGGTCATTGCCCATTTCGGAGAGAATAAATATCGCCAATGGAATACAGCTATGGATGCAAGCACTGCCCTTGCGCTGAATAAACCTCTTATTATCATTCGTCCCGAAGCACTTCATCACCCTATAAAAGAGCTTTCCCAAAAGGCAAACGTAACCGTTGAATCCATCGATCAAGCCATAAAGGTAATTTCCTATATTTTCGAGACAAAGGCTTAA
- a CDS encoding sigma-70 family RNA polymerase sigma factor has protein sequence MSIFGAQGVNKTAYVAFITEYKSIMYRIAFGYLGDETKALDAIDEAVYLGYVHRKELRETSFLKTWLTRILINECYRILRKMKREVTMDVLPEQGQSYSEGTLTIKMAVQVLPEDLRKVIVLRYFGGYTIADTAAILAIPEGTVATRTRNALKLLRVELSEQEGGE, from the coding sequence ATGAGTATCTTTGGAGCACAAGGAGTTAATAAAACGGCTTATGTGGCTTTTATCACAGAATATAAAAGCATTATGTATCGCATTGCTTTTGGATATCTCGGAGATGAAACAAAGGCCCTAGACGCAATAGATGAAGCCGTTTATCTTGGATATGTTCACAGAAAAGAATTGAGAGAGACCAGTTTTCTCAAGACATGGCTTACTCGCATCCTAATCAATGAATGCTATCGCATCTTGAGAAAGATGAAGAGAGAAGTGACCATGGATGTCCTGCCAGAGCAAGGGCAATCTTACTCGGAGGGCACGTTAACGATCAAGATGGCTGTACAAGTCCTGCCGGAAGATCTTAGAAAGGTCATTGTGCTTCGCTATTTTGGTGGATATACCATTGCAGATACTGCCGCTATATTGGCAATCCCTGAAGGGACGGTAGCCACTCGTACACGAAACGCTTTGAAGCTCTTAAGAGTAGAGCTGAGTGAGCAGGAAGGGGGAGAGTAG
- a CDS encoding arsenate reductase family protein has protein sequence MVFICYTRCTTCQKAKKWLEEKGITFEVRDIKGDNPTLEELRQWHAASGLPLKRFFNTSGQQYKALNLKDRLATMSEDEQFALLASDGMLVKRPILVDKDFVRVGFKEEEWASLM, from the coding sequence ATGGTATTTATATGTTATACGCGCTGCACGACCTGTCAGAAGGCGAAGAAATGGCTGGAGGAAAAGGGTATCACCTTCGAAGTGCGAGATATTAAGGGTGACAATCCGACCTTAGAGGAATTACGTCAGTGGCATGCTGCGAGTGGCTTGCCCTTGAAACGTTTCTTCAATACCAGCGGTCAGCAGTATAAAGCTCTGAATCTTAAAGACCGTCTTGCCACCATGAGCGAAGACGAGCAGTTTGCTCTTTTAGCCTCCGATGGGATGTTAGTAAAGCGTCCAATTTTGGTAGATAAGGATTTTGTAAGAGTTGGCTTTAAAGAGGAAGAATGGGCGTCTTTAATGTAA
- the purR gene encoding pur operon repressor, whose amino-acid sequence MDKMKRAERMVAVMQVLMSKPNMLVPLTLLAERFGAAKSTISEDLLAVKESMRYTGQGRLETVSGAAGGVRYIPEINSEDANEFLVGLADRLSSPDRVLAGGFLYMTDLLYDPAILRPLGLIFAGAFREKKPEVVVTIETKGIPLALVTAEALGLPMIIIRHGNKVTEGTAVSINYVSGSSRRIQSMSLGRRALEPGRKVLLIDDFMKAGGTALGMMNLLKEFGADVVGFGVLMETPRESEPKLVDHYLSLLQLRELDPYKGVVRVIPQEIM is encoded by the coding sequence AAACGTGCTGAGCGTATGGTCGCTGTGATGCAGGTGCTCATGTCAAAACCAAATATGCTGGTCCCGTTAACCTTGTTGGCGGAACGATTTGGTGCCGCAAAGTCAACCATCAGTGAAGATCTGCTGGCTGTGAAAGAGAGCATGCGTTATACAGGCCAAGGACGTTTAGAGACGGTGTCCGGTGCTGCCGGTGGGGTACGCTATATTCCCGAGATTAACTCAGAGGATGCGAACGAATTCCTAGTGGGCCTAGCTGATCGGCTAAGTTCACCAGACCGCGTCTTAGCGGGGGGATTCTTGTACATGACCGATCTTCTCTATGATCCCGCGATTCTGCGTCCCCTAGGGCTAATTTTTGCGGGAGCATTCCGCGAGAAAAAACCGGAAGTGGTAGTTACCATCGAGACGAAAGGGATTCCCTTAGCGTTGGTTACCGCTGAAGCTTTAGGCCTACCCATGATCATTATTCGACATGGCAATAAGGTCACAGAAGGAACAGCGGTGAGTATCAATTATGTCTCCGGTTCTTCAAGAAGAATTCAGTCCATGTCCTTAGGGCGAAGAGCCTTGGAGCCGGGTCGGAAAGTTTTGCTGATTGATGACTTTATGAAGGCTGGTGGGACTGCCTTAGGGATGATGAATTTATTGAAGGAATTTGGAGCTGATGTGGTTGGTTTCGGCGTCCTCATGGAGACCCCTCGGGAAAGCGAGCCGAAGCTGGTGGATCATTACTTATCCCTTCTTCAATTGCGGGAGCTCGATCCCTACAAGGGAGTCGTTCGAGTCATTCCTCAGGAGATTATGTGA
- a CDS encoding DUF4179 domain-containing protein, whose amino-acid sequence MTDNDQENLKRGRHDVEQEWQAFIAEANVEPDGLGFVEDRLEKRMGQGRRKKRALYSTLSTAATALLLIFLVNTNSAFAHTMSNIPIIGQLVEYIQFDKSLSQAIENEYIQEVALTAWDGVEQLSLPYVLADEKNMVLFFQLPDDFELADNEWANIILRDIIDESTGDKVEGFSYSTSSLSQEGKAENHGFIMQQYHFAEGKVPESISLNVLLEIEILPNEENAVQVGEFEDDGHERDMKEVGTFAFQVKFEELAEPIVYEFQENFSIHGQTITLEEMKVYPTGTEVSFTFADENTAWVKGLNLAVEEDREIVIKGSHGISAMHKEDYSGMSVFIESSYFNKPKEQELLIRGLRLLDKEDEFITVDMEKKTITPAIEGMELKEVRKVEGKASLVFATKVREDDGFGVFDFEYRDEGGNTYLLKSEGTSSPQDSWMETRITVEYPESGKVILQRTLTPMLTLEEPIRIKLPQR is encoded by the coding sequence TTGACAGATAATGACCAGGAGAATTTAAAAAGGGGCAGGCACGACGTGGAGCAAGAATGGCAGGCTTTTATAGCAGAAGCAAATGTGGAGCCTGATGGTTTAGGATTTGTGGAAGATAGATTGGAGAAAAGAATGGGTCAAGGCAGGAGGAAAAAGAGAGCGTTATATAGCACTCTCTCGACAGCTGCAACGGCACTATTGCTTATCTTTTTGGTCAATACTAATTCTGCATTTGCACATACAATGTCAAATATCCCGATTATCGGCCAATTAGTTGAGTATATTCAGTTTGATAAAAGCCTTAGCCAAGCCATTGAAAACGAATATATTCAGGAGGTGGCGCTGACCGCCTGGGATGGAGTAGAGCAGTTATCGCTACCTTATGTGCTTGCTGATGAAAAAAATATGGTGCTCTTTTTTCAACTTCCAGATGACTTTGAACTGGCAGACAATGAGTGGGCTAATATAATCCTAAGGGATATAATTGATGAAAGCACCGGAGATAAAGTCGAAGGCTTTAGTTACTCTACATCTAGTTTGTCCCAAGAGGGGAAAGCCGAAAACCATGGTTTCATCATGCAGCAGTATCACTTTGCAGAAGGCAAAGTACCTGAATCAATTTCTCTTAACGTGCTCTTGGAGATTGAAATCCTTCCTAACGAAGAGAACGCTGTGCAGGTTGGAGAATTTGAAGATGATGGTCATGAGCGAGATATGAAAGAAGTGGGGACATTTGCCTTCCAGGTCAAGTTTGAGGAGCTTGCTGAGCCAATCGTATATGAATTTCAAGAGAATTTCAGCATACACGGGCAGACAATAACGCTTGAAGAAATGAAAGTTTACCCTACTGGAACTGAAGTGTCCTTTACTTTTGCCGACGAGAATACAGCCTGGGTCAAAGGGTTGAACTTGGCTGTCGAGGAAGATCGAGAAATAGTGATCAAAGGAAGTCATGGGATTAGTGCTATGCATAAAGAAGATTATAGCGGAATGAGTGTCTTTATCGAGTCGAGTTATTTCAATAAGCCAAAGGAACAGGAGCTTTTGATTCGAGGGCTGCGCCTATTGGATAAGGAAGACGAATTTATTACTGTAGATATGGAGAAGAAGACTATAACCCCGGCTATTGAGGGAATGGAGCTTAAAGAAGTCAGGAAAGTAGAAGGAAAAGCAAGCTTAGTTTTTGCAACAAAGGTCAGGGAAGATGATGGCTTTGGAGTATTTGATTTCGAGTATCGGGATGAAGGAGGGAATACCTATTTGCTGAAAAGCGAGGGTACCTCATCGCCTCAAGATTCTTGGATGGAAACAAGAATTACTGTAGAATATCCGGAGAGCGGTAAAGTTATTTTACAAAGAACATTAACCCCTATGCTCACTCTGGAAGAGCCAATTAGAATTAAGCTTCCTCAGCGATAA
- a CDS encoding PRC-barrel domain-containing protein — translation MKPSKQFLSLPIVSLSEGQHIGYVKSLVIDSHSKSLAALVIDPKGFFKDQRIIPYAKVVSVGEDAITIDKGVYVEKSASLPEILSLIKEKLTIIGTRVITQSGKTLGVVEEFYVDPETGQITQLEISGGKLEGLFSGKGLLDADYVLTIGQDAIVAQKGCESNLMVADKGISDTFKSILHSTSNLATGTTNTISKIFSKDKEKVRNKSKNKGKNKGKDIVDAVATAPVEDENADSLPEAIRADDPITLVMEPSPVAESDSSDPCTNDFGMAASQEICSDSTQVADQVPTTKEPLG, via the coding sequence TTGAAACCGAGTAAACAATTTCTATCCCTACCGATCGTCTCCCTAAGCGAAGGACAGCATATCGGATATGTAAAAAGCCTGGTCATTGATTCCCATTCCAAATCCCTAGCCGCCTTAGTCATCGATCCCAAGGGATTTTTCAAGGACCAGCGCATCATTCCTTATGCCAAAGTCGTTAGCGTGGGGGAAGATGCCATTACCATCGACAAGGGCGTTTATGTCGAAAAATCAGCCAGCTTACCTGAGATTCTAAGCCTCATCAAGGAAAAACTAACCATCATCGGTACCCGCGTCATTACGCAAAGCGGCAAAACCCTCGGGGTCGTAGAAGAATTCTATGTCGATCCGGAAACTGGCCAAATCACTCAGCTGGAAATCTCCGGCGGCAAACTGGAAGGACTCTTCAGTGGCAAAGGCCTACTGGATGCCGACTATGTCCTTACCATCGGTCAAGATGCCATCGTGGCTCAAAAAGGCTGTGAAAGCAACTTAATGGTCGCTGACAAAGGAATCAGCGACACCTTTAAATCCATTCTGCACTCTACATCTAACTTAGCTACGGGTACAACCAATACAATCAGTAAGATATTCAGCAAAGATAAAGAAAAAGTCAGAAACAAAAGTAAGAACAAAGGGAAAAACAAAGGTAAGGATATCGTCGATGCTGTAGCCACGGCTCCGGTTGAGGATGAAAATGCAGACTCCCTACCGGAAGCCATTCGCGCCGATGACCCTATTACTCTGGTCATGGAGCCCTCCCCTGTGGCCGAGTCGGATTCCTCTGATCCCTGCACGAATGACTTTGGGATGGCGGCATCCCAAGAAATCTGCTCGGATTCAACCCAAGTGGCGGATCAAGTCCCGACCACAAAAGAACCCCTGGGATAA
- the pth gene encoding aminoacyl-tRNA hydrolase: MKLIVGLGNPGVQYAETRHNAGFLLLDCLAEELNLDFRSKFQGLVSETQIGGEKIYLLKPQTFMNLSGRSIREVVQFYKIAPQDILVIYDDMDLAVGRLRLRSSGSAGGHNGIKSTIAELGSEDFWRLKVGIGRPPTGWDSARYVLASFAKEEIPVLEEVLDKGMKAVTLWAKGEGDKAMNEYNR, translated from the coding sequence ATGAAGCTCATCGTAGGTCTCGGTAATCCAGGAGTGCAGTATGCAGAAACCCGGCATAATGCGGGTTTTCTCCTGCTGGATTGCTTAGCCGAAGAATTAAACTTAGATTTTCGTTCCAAGTTTCAAGGCTTGGTCTCAGAAACCCAAATTGGAGGGGAGAAAATCTATCTGCTTAAACCCCAGACTTTTATGAATTTGAGTGGCCGTTCGATCCGGGAAGTGGTCCAGTTCTATAAGATCGCGCCCCAGGACATCTTAGTAATCTATGATGACATGGATTTGGCCGTAGGCCGTTTGCGCTTAAGGAGTTCGGGAAGTGCCGGCGGACATAACGGGATTAAGTCCACGATTGCCGAGCTGGGATCGGAGGACTTTTGGCGGCTAAAGGTGGGTATCGGTAGACCCCCGACCGGTTGGGATTCGGCACGTTATGTGCTGGCGAGCTTTGCCAAGGAGGAAATACCGGTGCTTGAGGAAGTGTTGGACAAGGGGATGAAGGCGGTAACCCTGTGGGCTAAGGGCGAAGGAGATAAGGCCATGAATGAGTATAACCGGTGA